One genomic window of Syngnathoides biaculeatus isolate LvHL_M chromosome 13, ASM1980259v1, whole genome shotgun sequence includes the following:
- the LOC133510862 gene encoding zona pellucida sperm-binding protein 4-like, whose amino-acid sequence MAWSRNLVDVLVAIVGLLACHAVAQQWMGALNRNPPASLPRKQAGAPLQATHVDRCQVEHSEMIQCGTRDITREQCGAINCCHNGHQCYYGKAVTVQCTRDGQFVVVVARDSTSPPVDVNSISLMEMNDPTCNAVDTTATFAIFQFPMTMCGTTIKEEDNFVVYENHMSSSYEVGIGPRGSITRDSHFELLFQCRYSGTAVEALVVEVNDLPPPESVAAAGPLRVELRLANGECFTKGCVEEEAAYNSFYTAADYPVTKVLKQPVYVEVRILERSDPNIVLNLERCWATTAPNPNSVPQWDLLVDGCPYHDDRYQTIMVPVRESSTIEYPTHYKRFIFKMFTFVDPKYYSPQKDRVFIHCSTAVCNPTSANSCAQLCHHRHEPGTRISQSQDVVSSNQVILTPVRGFSSEPLKKWR is encoded by the exons ATGGCGTGGTCCAGGAACCTGGTTGATGTTTTGGTGGCGATTGTCGGGCTTTTGGCCTGTCATGCTGTGGCCCAGCAATGGATGGGGGCTCTGAACCGCAACCCTCCTGCCTCGCTCCCTCGGAAACAGGCGGGGGCCCCTCTGCAAGCGACTCATGTCGACAGATGCCAAGTGGAGCACAGTGAGATGATCCAGTGCGGAACCCGCGACATCACCCGGGAGCAATGCGGCGCCATCAACTGCTGCCACAATGGACACCAGTGCTATTACGGCAAAGCGG TGACTGTGCAGTGCACAAGAGATGGCCaatttgtggtggtggtggctcGTGACTCTACATCGCCCCCAGTGGATGTGAACTCAATCAGCCTGATGGAAATGAACGACCCCACTTGCAATGCCGTTGACACCACTGCCACATTTGCTATCTTTCAGTTCCCCATGACCATGTGTGGCACAACAATCAAG GAGGAGGACAACTTTGTGGTGTATGAGAACCATATGTCATCATCGTATGAAGTGGGAATTGGCCCCAGAGGCTCAATCACCAGGGACAGCCATTTtga GTTACTGTTCCAGTGCAGATATTCTGGCACCGCTGTTGAAGCTCTGGTCGTGGAGGTCAATGACCTTCCTCCACCTGAGTCAGTTGCTGCTGCTGGGCCCCTCAGAGTGGAGCTCAGATTGGCCAATGGAGAGTGTTTCACAAAGGGTTGTGTTGAAG AAGAGGCAGCATACAACTCCTTCTACACTGCGGCGGACTACCCAGTCACCAAAGTTCTGAAGCAACCAGTGTATGTGGAGGTCCGCATCCTTGAGAGGTCTGATCCAAACATTGTTTTGAACTTGGAGCGGTGCTGGGCCACCACAGCTCCCAACCCAAACAGCGTTCCTCAGTGGGATCTTCTGGTTGATGG GTGCCCCTACCACGATGACCGCTACCAGACTATTATGGTGCCTGTGCGGGAGTCTTCAACCATAGAATACCCAACACACTACAAGCGTTTCATCTTTAAGATGTTTACCTTTGTTGATCCTAAGTACTACAGTCCCCAGAAGGACAGG GTTTTCATCCactgctctacagctgtgtgcAACCCCACCAGCGCAAACTCCTGCGCCCAGTTATGCCATCATCGACATG aacCTGGAACTCGTATCTCTCAAAGCCAGGACGTGGTCTCAAGCAACCAGGTGATTTTGACTCCAGTGCGGGGTTTCTCCAGTGAGCCGCTGAAAAAATGGAGATGA